The following proteins are encoded in a genomic region of Syngnathoides biaculeatus isolate LvHL_M chromosome 15, ASM1980259v1, whole genome shotgun sequence:
- the aldh5a1 gene encoding succinate-semialdehyde dehydrogenase, mitochondrial isoform X2 — MLKSRLSPKMTVRTGFRRDETLSVGGPGLRDRGGGTSTGGIRRSKLFSRVWWWIGEKRENSYRRTSWCGGWGGGYDVAVWESSAGASIGIWLRGGGGSEMYLKKWRRQWSRPTPVESPDAFNSSPFFARLELVSSAKERGALLRKWADLMSEHREDLAKIVTFESGKPMKESTAEIAYAASFLEWFSEEARRVYGDVVPSPFKDRRILLLKQPVGVASVITPWNFPSAMITRKVGAALAAGCTAVVKPAEDTPLSALALAELSSRAGVPAGVFNVVPSSREQTPAVGRVLCTDPLVAKVSFTGSTATGKVLLKMAADTVKKVSMELGGHAPFIVFDSADVDKAVQGAMASKFRNSGQTCVCSNRFLVQSGIYDGFVAKLGAAMDRELRVGHGGEPDTTQGPLINSRAADKVVHQMEDALSRGARLLRGGKRLHGSFVAPTLLADVSADMLCMREETFGPLVPVVRFDTEREALAVANASRVGLAGYFYSSDVSQIWRVAEALEVGLVGVNEGLLSTPEATFGGVKESGLGREGSKYGVDEYLHVKYVCVGGLELTGAD, encoded by the exons ATGTTGAAGTCACGCTTATCCCCAAAAATGACAGTCAGGACTGGTTTCCGACGAGACGAGACTCTCTCCGTGGGAGGTCCTGGTCTTAGAGACCGAGGAGGGGGGACCTCGACGGGGGGCATTCGGAGGTCCAAGCTGTTCTCGAGAGTTTGGTGGTGGATTggggagaagagagagaattCCTATCGACGAACAAGttggtgtggggggtggggggggggttatgatgTAGCTGTTTGGGAATCGAGCGCCGGTGCGTCGATTGGGATTTggctaaggggggggggggggagcgaaaTGTATCTCAAAAAGTGGCGTCGTCAGTGGTCCCGGCCCACTCCTGTGGAGTCCCCGGACGCGTTCAATAGCTCCCCATTTTTTGCAAGACTTGAGCTCGTGTCCTCAGCCAAG GAGCGCGGCGCCCTGCTGAGGAAGTGGGCCGACCTGATGAGCGAGCACAGGGAGGACCTCGCCAAGATCGTCACTTTCGAAAGC GGCAAACCCATGAAGGAGTCGACGGCCGAGATCGCCTACGCGGCCTCCTTCCTGGAGTGGTTTTCCGAGGAGGCGCGTCGGGTGTACGGCGACGTGGTGCCGTCGCCCTTCAAGGACCGGAGGATCCTCCTCCTCAAGCAGCCGGTGGGCGTGGCCTCCGTCATCACGCCG TGGAACTTCCCCAGCGCGATGATCACCAGGAAGGTGGGCGCCGCGCTGGCCGCAGGATGCACCGCCGTGGTCAAACCGGCCGAGGACACGCCCCTTTCGGCGCTGGCCCTGGCAGAG CTGTCGTCCCGGGCGGGCGTCCCCGCCGGCGTCTTCAACGTGGTCCCCAGTTCCAGGGAGCAGACCCCCGCGGTGGGGCGCGTCCTGTGCACCgaccccctggtggccaaggtcTCCTTCACGGGGTCCACCGCCACCGGGAAG GTTTTGCTGAAAATGGCCGCCGACACCGTCAAAAAAGTCTCCATGGAGCTGGGAGGCCACGCCCCCTTCATTGTGTTCGACAGCGCCGACGTGGACAAGGCGGTGCAAGGAGCCATGGCCTCCAAGTTCAGGAACTCGGGACAG ACGTGCGTGTGCTCCAACCGCTTTCTGGTGCAGAGCGGCATCTACGACGGCTTCGTGGCCAAGTTGGGCGCCGCCATGGACCGAGAGCTGAGAGTGGGCCACGGCGGCGAGCCCGACACCACGCAGGGGCCGCTCATCAACAGCAGGGCGGCGGACAAG GTGGTCCACCAGATGGAGGACGCCCTTTCTCGGGGGGCCCGACTCCTGCGGGGCGGAAAACGTCTTCACGGCTCCTTTGTGGCGCCCACGCTGCTGGCGGACGTCAGCGCCGACATGCTGTGCATGCGAGAGGAAACCTTCGGGCCCCTGGTCCCCGTCGTCCG GTTCGACACGGAGCGGGAGGCGCTCGCCGTCGCCAACGCGTCCCGAGTGGGCCTGGCAG GTTACTTCTACTCGTCGGACGTGTCTCAGATCTGGCGAGTGGCCGAGGCTTTGGAGGTGGGTCTGGTTGGGGTCAACGAGGGCCTCCTCTCCACCCCCGAGGCCACCTTCGGGGGCGTCAAGGAGT
- the aldh5a1 gene encoding succinate-semialdehyde dehydrogenase, mitochondrial isoform X6 → MLKSRLSPKMTVRTGFRRDETLSVGGPGLRDRGGGTSTGGIRRSKLFSRVWWWIGEKRENSYRRTSWCGGWGGGYDVAVWESSAGASIGIWLRGGGGSEMYLKKWRRQWSRPTPVESPDAFNSSPFFARLELVSSAKERGALLRKWADLMSEHREDLAKIVTFESGKPMKESTAEIAYAASFLEWFSEEARRVYGDVVPSPFKDRRILLLKQPVGVASVITPWNFPSAMITRKVGAALAAGCTAVVKPAEDTPLSALALAELSSRAGVPAGVFNVVPSSREQTPAVGRVLCTDPLVAKVSFTGSTATGKVLLKMAADTVKKVSMELGGHAPFIVFDSADVDKAVQGAMASKFRNSGQSGIYDGFVAKLGAAMDRELRVGHGGEPDTTQGPLINSRAADKVVHQMEDALSRGARLLRGGKRLHGSFVAPTLLADVSADMLCMREETFGPLVPVVRFDTEREALAVANASRVGLAGYFYSSDVSQIWRVAEALEVGLVGVNEGLLSTPEATFGGVKESGLGREGSKYGVDEYLHVKYVCVGGLELTGAD, encoded by the exons ATGTTGAAGTCACGCTTATCCCCAAAAATGACAGTCAGGACTGGTTTCCGACGAGACGAGACTCTCTCCGTGGGAGGTCCTGGTCTTAGAGACCGAGGAGGGGGGACCTCGACGGGGGGCATTCGGAGGTCCAAGCTGTTCTCGAGAGTTTGGTGGTGGATTggggagaagagagagaattCCTATCGACGAACAAGttggtgtggggggtggggggggggttatgatgTAGCTGTTTGGGAATCGAGCGCCGGTGCGTCGATTGGGATTTggctaaggggggggggggggagcgaaaTGTATCTCAAAAAGTGGCGTCGTCAGTGGTCCCGGCCCACTCCTGTGGAGTCCCCGGACGCGTTCAATAGCTCCCCATTTTTTGCAAGACTTGAGCTCGTGTCCTCAGCCAAG GAGCGCGGCGCCCTGCTGAGGAAGTGGGCCGACCTGATGAGCGAGCACAGGGAGGACCTCGCCAAGATCGTCACTTTCGAAAGC GGCAAACCCATGAAGGAGTCGACGGCCGAGATCGCCTACGCGGCCTCCTTCCTGGAGTGGTTTTCCGAGGAGGCGCGTCGGGTGTACGGCGACGTGGTGCCGTCGCCCTTCAAGGACCGGAGGATCCTCCTCCTCAAGCAGCCGGTGGGCGTGGCCTCCGTCATCACGCCG TGGAACTTCCCCAGCGCGATGATCACCAGGAAGGTGGGCGCCGCGCTGGCCGCAGGATGCACCGCCGTGGTCAAACCGGCCGAGGACACGCCCCTTTCGGCGCTGGCCCTGGCAGAG CTGTCGTCCCGGGCGGGCGTCCCCGCCGGCGTCTTCAACGTGGTCCCCAGTTCCAGGGAGCAGACCCCCGCGGTGGGGCGCGTCCTGTGCACCgaccccctggtggccaaggtcTCCTTCACGGGGTCCACCGCCACCGGGAAG GTTTTGCTGAAAATGGCCGCCGACACCGTCAAAAAAGTCTCCATGGAGCTGGGAGGCCACGCCCCCTTCATTGTGTTCGACAGCGCCGACGTGGACAAGGCGGTGCAAGGAGCCATGGCCTCCAAGTTCAGGAACTCGGGACAG AGCGGCATCTACGACGGCTTCGTGGCCAAGTTGGGCGCCGCCATGGACCGAGAGCTGAGAGTGGGCCACGGCGGCGAGCCCGACACCACGCAGGGGCCGCTCATCAACAGCAGGGCGGCGGACAAG GTGGTCCACCAGATGGAGGACGCCCTTTCTCGGGGGGCCCGACTCCTGCGGGGCGGAAAACGTCTTCACGGCTCCTTTGTGGCGCCCACGCTGCTGGCGGACGTCAGCGCCGACATGCTGTGCATGCGAGAGGAAACCTTCGGGCCCCTGGTCCCCGTCGTCCG GTTCGACACGGAGCGGGAGGCGCTCGCCGTCGCCAACGCGTCCCGAGTGGGCCTGGCAG GTTACTTCTACTCGTCGGACGTGTCTCAGATCTGGCGAGTGGCCGAGGCTTTGGAGGTGGGTCTGGTTGGGGTCAACGAGGGCCTCCTCTCCACCCCCGAGGCCACCTTCGGGGGCGTCAAGGAGT
- the aldh5a1 gene encoding succinate-semialdehyde dehydrogenase, mitochondrial isoform X4 → MLKSRLSPKMTVRTGFRRDETLSVGGPGLRDRGGGTSTGGIRRSKLFSRVWWWIGEKRENSYRRTSWCGGWGGGYDVAVWESSAGASIGIWLRGGGGSEMYLKKWRRQWSRPTPVESPDAFNSSPFFARLELVSSAKERGALLRKWADLMSEHREDLAKIVTFESGKPMKESTAEIAYAASFLEWFSEEARRVYGDVVPSPFKDRRILLLKQPVGVASVITPWNFPSAMITRKVGAALAAGCTAVVKPAEDTPLSALALAELSSRAGVPAGVFNVVPSSREQTPAVGRVLCTDPLVAKVSFTGSTATGKARARHGPGFAENGRRHRQKSLHGAGRPRPLHCVRQRRRGQGGARSHGLQVQELGTERHLRRLRGQVGRRHGPRAESGPRRRARHHAGAAHQQQGGGQGGPPDGGRPFSGGPTPAGRKTSSRLLCGAHAAGGRQRRHAVHARGNLRAPGPRRPVRHGAGGARRRQRVPSGPGRLLLLVGRVSDLASGRGFGGGSGWGQRGPPLHPRGHLRGRQGVRPGSGGLQVRRGRVPSRQVRLRGRS, encoded by the exons ATGTTGAAGTCACGCTTATCCCCAAAAATGACAGTCAGGACTGGTTTCCGACGAGACGAGACTCTCTCCGTGGGAGGTCCTGGTCTTAGAGACCGAGGAGGGGGGACCTCGACGGGGGGCATTCGGAGGTCCAAGCTGTTCTCGAGAGTTTGGTGGTGGATTggggagaagagagagaattCCTATCGACGAACAAGttggtgtggggggtggggggggggttatgatgTAGCTGTTTGGGAATCGAGCGCCGGTGCGTCGATTGGGATTTggctaaggggggggggggggagcgaaaTGTATCTCAAAAAGTGGCGTCGTCAGTGGTCCCGGCCCACTCCTGTGGAGTCCCCGGACGCGTTCAATAGCTCCCCATTTTTTGCAAGACTTGAGCTCGTGTCCTCAGCCAAG GAGCGCGGCGCCCTGCTGAGGAAGTGGGCCGACCTGATGAGCGAGCACAGGGAGGACCTCGCCAAGATCGTCACTTTCGAAAGC GGCAAACCCATGAAGGAGTCGACGGCCGAGATCGCCTACGCGGCCTCCTTCCTGGAGTGGTTTTCCGAGGAGGCGCGTCGGGTGTACGGCGACGTGGTGCCGTCGCCCTTCAAGGACCGGAGGATCCTCCTCCTCAAGCAGCCGGTGGGCGTGGCCTCCGTCATCACGCCG TGGAACTTCCCCAGCGCGATGATCACCAGGAAGGTGGGCGCCGCGCTGGCCGCAGGATGCACCGCCGTGGTCAAACCGGCCGAGGACACGCCCCTTTCGGCGCTGGCCCTGGCAGAG CTGTCGTCCCGGGCGGGCGTCCCCGCCGGCGTCTTCAACGTGGTCCCCAGTTCCAGGGAGCAGACCCCCGCGGTGGGGCGCGTCCTGTGCACCgaccccctggtggccaaggtcTCCTTCACGGGGTCCACCGCCACCGGGAAGGCAAGAGCGCGACACGGACCCG GTTTTGCTGAAAATGGCCGCCGACACCGTCAAAAAAGTCTCCATGGAGCTGGGAGGCCACGCCCCCTTCATTGTGTTCGACAGCGCCGACGTGGACAAGGCGGTGCAAGGAGCCATGGCCTCCAAGTTCAGGAACTCGGGACAG AGCGGCATCTACGACGGCTTCGTGGCCAAGTTGGGCGCCGCCATGGACCGAGAGCTGAGAGTGGGCCACGGCGGCGAGCCCGACACCACGCAGGGGCCGCTCATCAACAGCAGGGCGGCGGACAAG GTGGTCCACCAGATGGAGGACGCCCTTTCTCGGGGGGCCCGACTCCTGCGGGGCGGAAAACGTCTTCACGGCTCCTTTGTGGCGCCCACGCTGCTGGCGGACGTCAGCGCCGACATGCTGTGCATGCGAGAGGAAACCTTCGGGCCCCTGGTCCCCGTCGTCCG GTTCGACACGGAGCGGGAGGCGCTCGCCGTCGCCAACGCGTCCCGAGTGGGCCTGGCAG GTTACTTCTACTCGTCGGACGTGTCTCAGATCTGGCGAGTGGCCGAGGCTTTGGAGGTGGGTCTGGTTGGGGTCAACGAGGGCCTCCTCTCCACCCCCGAGGCCACCTTCGGGGGCGTCAAGGAGT
- the aldh5a1 gene encoding succinate-semialdehyde dehydrogenase, mitochondrial isoform X5: MCDQRARPRDHEDQFQPTASSPTERASPSRKGSTTMTTATATTLLLRRIRVSHPRRGFSLDASAPLVRTRGYVGGRWVRAPGDFQVADPATGIEIARVSDCGPEEAKRAVDAAHEAFHQWKDVTAKERGALLRKWADLMSEHREDLAKIVTFESGKPMKESTAEIAYAASFLEWFSEEARRVYGDVVPSPFKDRRILLLKQPVGVASVITPWNFPSAMITRKVGAALAAGCTAVVKPAEDTPLSALALAELSSRAGVPAGVFNVVPSSREQTPAVGRVLCTDPLVAKVSFTGSTATGKVLLKMAADTVKKVSMELGGHAPFIVFDSADVDKAVQGAMASKFRNSGQTCVCSNRFLVQSGIYDGFVAKLGAAMDRELRVGHGGEPDTTQGPLINSRAADKVVHQMEDALSRGARLLRGGKRLHGSFVAPTLLADVSADMLCMREETFGPLVPVVRFDTEREALAVANASRVGLAGYFYSSDVSQIWRVAEALEVGLVGVNEGLLSTPEATFGGVKESGLGREGSKYGVDEYLHVKYVCVGGLELTGAD; this comes from the exons ATGTGCGACCAGCGAGCGCGCCCACGTGACCACGAAGACCAGTTCCAGCCGACCGCGAGCAGCCCGACGGAGCGCGCGTCGCCTTCCCGCAAAGGttcgacgacgatgacgaccgCGACCGCGACGACGTTGCTGCTTCGGCGCATTCGGGTCTCGCACCCGCGGCGCGGCTTCAGCCTGGACGCGAGCGCGCCGCTGGTGCGCACGCGCGGCTACGTGGGCGGCCGCTGGGTGCGCGCGCCGGGCGACTTCCAGGTCGCGGACCCGGCCACCGGGATCGAGATCGCGCGGGTCTCCGACTGCGGGCCGGAAGAGGCCAAGCGGGCCGTGGACGCCGCCCACGAGGCTTTCCATCAATGGAAGGACGTCACGGCCAAG GAGCGCGGCGCCCTGCTGAGGAAGTGGGCCGACCTGATGAGCGAGCACAGGGAGGACCTCGCCAAGATCGTCACTTTCGAAAGC GGCAAACCCATGAAGGAGTCGACGGCCGAGATCGCCTACGCGGCCTCCTTCCTGGAGTGGTTTTCCGAGGAGGCGCGTCGGGTGTACGGCGACGTGGTGCCGTCGCCCTTCAAGGACCGGAGGATCCTCCTCCTCAAGCAGCCGGTGGGCGTGGCCTCCGTCATCACGCCG TGGAACTTCCCCAGCGCGATGATCACCAGGAAGGTGGGCGCCGCGCTGGCCGCAGGATGCACCGCCGTGGTCAAACCGGCCGAGGACACGCCCCTTTCGGCGCTGGCCCTGGCAGAG CTGTCGTCCCGGGCGGGCGTCCCCGCCGGCGTCTTCAACGTGGTCCCCAGTTCCAGGGAGCAGACCCCCGCGGTGGGGCGCGTCCTGTGCACCgaccccctggtggccaaggtcTCCTTCACGGGGTCCACCGCCACCGGGAAG GTTTTGCTGAAAATGGCCGCCGACACCGTCAAAAAAGTCTCCATGGAGCTGGGAGGCCACGCCCCCTTCATTGTGTTCGACAGCGCCGACGTGGACAAGGCGGTGCAAGGAGCCATGGCCTCCAAGTTCAGGAACTCGGGACAG ACGTGCGTGTGCTCCAACCGCTTTCTGGTGCAGAGCGGCATCTACGACGGCTTCGTGGCCAAGTTGGGCGCCGCCATGGACCGAGAGCTGAGAGTGGGCCACGGCGGCGAGCCCGACACCACGCAGGGGCCGCTCATCAACAGCAGGGCGGCGGACAAG GTGGTCCACCAGATGGAGGACGCCCTTTCTCGGGGGGCCCGACTCCTGCGGGGCGGAAAACGTCTTCACGGCTCCTTTGTGGCGCCCACGCTGCTGGCGGACGTCAGCGCCGACATGCTGTGCATGCGAGAGGAAACCTTCGGGCCCCTGGTCCCCGTCGTCCG GTTCGACACGGAGCGGGAGGCGCTCGCCGTCGCCAACGCGTCCCGAGTGGGCCTGGCAG GTTACTTCTACTCGTCGGACGTGTCTCAGATCTGGCGAGTGGCCGAGGCTTTGGAGGTGGGTCTGGTTGGGGTCAACGAGGGCCTCCTCTCCACCCCCGAGGCCACCTTCGGGGGCGTCAAGGAGT
- the aldh5a1 gene encoding succinate-semialdehyde dehydrogenase, mitochondrial isoform X3, with the protein MCDQRARPRDHEDQFQPTASSPTERASPSRKGSTTMTTATATTLLLRRIRVSHPRRGFSLDASAPLVRTRGYVGGRWVRAPGDFQVADPATGIEIARVSDCGPEEAKRAVDAAHEAFHQWKDVTAKERGALLRKWADLMSEHREDLAKIVTFESGKPMKESTAEIAYAASFLEWFSEEARRVYGDVVPSPFKDRRILLLKQPVGVASVITPWNFPSAMITRKVGAALAAGCTAVVKPAEDTPLSALALAELSSRAGVPAGVFNVVPSSREQTPAVGRVLCTDPLVAKVSFTGSTATGKARARHGPGFAENGRRHRQKSLHGAGRPRPLHCVRQRRRGQGGARSHGLQVQELGTDVRVLQPLSGAERHLRRLRGQVGRRHGPRAESGPRRRARHHAGAAHQQQGGGQGGPPDGGRPFSGGPTPAGRKTSSRLLCGAHAAGGRQRRHAVHARGNLRAPGPRRPVRHGAGGARRRQRVPSGPGRLLLLVGRVSDLASGRGFGGGSGWGQRGPPLHPRGHLRGRQGVRPGSGGLQVRRGRVPSRQVRLRGRS; encoded by the exons ATGTGCGACCAGCGAGCGCGCCCACGTGACCACGAAGACCAGTTCCAGCCGACCGCGAGCAGCCCGACGGAGCGCGCGTCGCCTTCCCGCAAAGGttcgacgacgatgacgaccgCGACCGCGACGACGTTGCTGCTTCGGCGCATTCGGGTCTCGCACCCGCGGCGCGGCTTCAGCCTGGACGCGAGCGCGCCGCTGGTGCGCACGCGCGGCTACGTGGGCGGCCGCTGGGTGCGCGCGCCGGGCGACTTCCAGGTCGCGGACCCGGCCACCGGGATCGAGATCGCGCGGGTCTCCGACTGCGGGCCGGAAGAGGCCAAGCGGGCCGTGGACGCCGCCCACGAGGCTTTCCATCAATGGAAGGACGTCACGGCCAAG GAGCGCGGCGCCCTGCTGAGGAAGTGGGCCGACCTGATGAGCGAGCACAGGGAGGACCTCGCCAAGATCGTCACTTTCGAAAGC GGCAAACCCATGAAGGAGTCGACGGCCGAGATCGCCTACGCGGCCTCCTTCCTGGAGTGGTTTTCCGAGGAGGCGCGTCGGGTGTACGGCGACGTGGTGCCGTCGCCCTTCAAGGACCGGAGGATCCTCCTCCTCAAGCAGCCGGTGGGCGTGGCCTCCGTCATCACGCCG TGGAACTTCCCCAGCGCGATGATCACCAGGAAGGTGGGCGCCGCGCTGGCCGCAGGATGCACCGCCGTGGTCAAACCGGCCGAGGACACGCCCCTTTCGGCGCTGGCCCTGGCAGAG CTGTCGTCCCGGGCGGGCGTCCCCGCCGGCGTCTTCAACGTGGTCCCCAGTTCCAGGGAGCAGACCCCCGCGGTGGGGCGCGTCCTGTGCACCgaccccctggtggccaaggtcTCCTTCACGGGGTCCACCGCCACCGGGAAGGCAAGAGCGCGACACGGACCCG GTTTTGCTGAAAATGGCCGCCGACACCGTCAAAAAAGTCTCCATGGAGCTGGGAGGCCACGCCCCCTTCATTGTGTTCGACAGCGCCGACGTGGACAAGGCGGTGCAAGGAGCCATGGCCTCCAAGTTCAGGAACTCGGGACAG ACGTGCGTGTGCTCCAACCGCTTTCTGGTGCAGAGCGGCATCTACGACGGCTTCGTGGCCAAGTTGGGCGCCGCCATGGACCGAGAGCTGAGAGTGGGCCACGGCGGCGAGCCCGACACCACGCAGGGGCCGCTCATCAACAGCAGGGCGGCGGACAAG GTGGTCCACCAGATGGAGGACGCCCTTTCTCGGGGGGCCCGACTCCTGCGGGGCGGAAAACGTCTTCACGGCTCCTTTGTGGCGCCCACGCTGCTGGCGGACGTCAGCGCCGACATGCTGTGCATGCGAGAGGAAACCTTCGGGCCCCTGGTCCCCGTCGTCCG GTTCGACACGGAGCGGGAGGCGCTCGCCGTCGCCAACGCGTCCCGAGTGGGCCTGGCAG GTTACTTCTACTCGTCGGACGTGTCTCAGATCTGGCGAGTGGCCGAGGCTTTGGAGGTGGGTCTGGTTGGGGTCAACGAGGGCCTCCTCTCCACCCCCGAGGCCACCTTCGGGGGCGTCAAGGAGT
- the aldh5a1 gene encoding succinate-semialdehyde dehydrogenase, mitochondrial isoform X8, whose translation MTTATATTLLLRRIRVSHPRRGFSLDASAPLVRTRGYVGGRWVRAPGDFQVADPATGIEIARVSDCGPEEAKRAVDAAHEAFHQWKDVTAKERGALLRKWADLMSEHREDLAKIVTFESGKPMKESTAEIAYAASFLEWFSEEARRVYGDVVPSPFKDRRILLLKQPVGVASVITPWNFPSAMITRKVGAALAAGCTAVVKPAEDTPLSALALAELSSRAGVPAGVFNVVPSSREQTPAVGRVLCTDPLVAKVSFTGSTATGKARARHGPGFAENGRRHRQKSLHGAGRPRPLHCVRQRRRGQGGARSHGLQVQELGTDVRVLQPLSGAERHLRRLRGQVGRRHGPRAESGPRRRARHHAGAAHQQQGGGQGGPPDGGRPFSGGPTPAGRKTSSRLLCGAHAAGGRQRRHAVHARGNLRAPGPRRPVRHGAGGARRRQRVPSGPGRLLLLVGRVSDLASGRGFGGGSGWGQRGPPLHPRGHLRGRQGVRPGSGGLQVRRGRVPSRQVRLRGRS comes from the exons atgacgaccgCGACCGCGACGACGTTGCTGCTTCGGCGCATTCGGGTCTCGCACCCGCGGCGCGGCTTCAGCCTGGACGCGAGCGCGCCGCTGGTGCGCACGCGCGGCTACGTGGGCGGCCGCTGGGTGCGCGCGCCGGGCGACTTCCAGGTCGCGGACCCGGCCACCGGGATCGAGATCGCGCGGGTCTCCGACTGCGGGCCGGAAGAGGCCAAGCGGGCCGTGGACGCCGCCCACGAGGCTTTCCATCAATGGAAGGACGTCACGGCCAAG GAGCGCGGCGCCCTGCTGAGGAAGTGGGCCGACCTGATGAGCGAGCACAGGGAGGACCTCGCCAAGATCGTCACTTTCGAAAGC GGCAAACCCATGAAGGAGTCGACGGCCGAGATCGCCTACGCGGCCTCCTTCCTGGAGTGGTTTTCCGAGGAGGCGCGTCGGGTGTACGGCGACGTGGTGCCGTCGCCCTTCAAGGACCGGAGGATCCTCCTCCTCAAGCAGCCGGTGGGCGTGGCCTCCGTCATCACGCCG TGGAACTTCCCCAGCGCGATGATCACCAGGAAGGTGGGCGCCGCGCTGGCCGCAGGATGCACCGCCGTGGTCAAACCGGCCGAGGACACGCCCCTTTCGGCGCTGGCCCTGGCAGAG CTGTCGTCCCGGGCGGGCGTCCCCGCCGGCGTCTTCAACGTGGTCCCCAGTTCCAGGGAGCAGACCCCCGCGGTGGGGCGCGTCCTGTGCACCgaccccctggtggccaaggtcTCCTTCACGGGGTCCACCGCCACCGGGAAGGCAAGAGCGCGACACGGACCCG GTTTTGCTGAAAATGGCCGCCGACACCGTCAAAAAAGTCTCCATGGAGCTGGGAGGCCACGCCCCCTTCATTGTGTTCGACAGCGCCGACGTGGACAAGGCGGTGCAAGGAGCCATGGCCTCCAAGTTCAGGAACTCGGGACAG ACGTGCGTGTGCTCCAACCGCTTTCTGGTGCAGAGCGGCATCTACGACGGCTTCGTGGCCAAGTTGGGCGCCGCCATGGACCGAGAGCTGAGAGTGGGCCACGGCGGCGAGCCCGACACCACGCAGGGGCCGCTCATCAACAGCAGGGCGGCGGACAAG GTGGTCCACCAGATGGAGGACGCCCTTTCTCGGGGGGCCCGACTCCTGCGGGGCGGAAAACGTCTTCACGGCTCCTTTGTGGCGCCCACGCTGCTGGCGGACGTCAGCGCCGACATGCTGTGCATGCGAGAGGAAACCTTCGGGCCCCTGGTCCCCGTCGTCCG GTTCGACACGGAGCGGGAGGCGCTCGCCGTCGCCAACGCGTCCCGAGTGGGCCTGGCAG GTTACTTCTACTCGTCGGACGTGTCTCAGATCTGGCGAGTGGCCGAGGCTTTGGAGGTGGGTCTGGTTGGGGTCAACGAGGGCCTCCTCTCCACCCCCGAGGCCACCTTCGGGGGCGTCAAGGAGT